The Thermoanaerobaculia bacterium genome window below encodes:
- a CDS encoding GspE/PulE family protein encodes MSARKEQSVPPIKAMSPQEEEERAIALAEKLGLPYVDLLAFRVNPELFRSVPVEWMLKYEFIPEARSDRSMTIIAADPSDVVRFDELEMLVGLPLKRKVGSRAAIAEILQKSESSQRVLDEATEDFRLQLVSENEDGEETLTIDSITQDSSPIIKLVDSILFNAIQRRASDIHIETQEALVVIKYRIDGVLYQAMDPIDKRHHGTIISRIKVMSELDIAEKRIPQDGRFKLRVRGRTIDFRVSIMPTVHGEDAVIRILDKESANEEFRTLSLDVVGLDEPTKKRLRKFIREPYGMVLVTGPTGSGKTTTLYACLSEIQSVEDKIVTIEDPVEYQLKGITQIPVNEKKGLTFARGLRSILRHDPDKIMVGEIRDEETAQIAVQSALTGHLVFTTVHANNVVDVIGRFLNMKVDLYNFVSALNCVLAQRLVRRLCPHCKEEVTYSRDVLLESGLLPNQTEGKKFYEGRGCLECNGAGFRGRMAIAELLDLSDRIRGLILEKRPASEIKSAAKEEGMIFLRDSALRKVFSGDTTLKEINKVTFVD; translated from the coding sequence ATGTCGGCGCGCAAGGAACAATCCGTCCCGCCCATCAAGGCGATGTCCCCCCAGGAAGAGGAGGAGCGCGCGATCGCGCTCGCGGAGAAGCTGGGCCTCCCCTACGTCGACCTCCTCGCGTTCCGCGTGAATCCCGAGCTCTTCCGCTCGGTGCCGGTCGAGTGGATGCTCAAGTACGAGTTCATCCCCGAAGCGCGAAGCGACCGCTCGATGACGATCATCGCGGCCGACCCGTCCGACGTCGTGCGCTTCGACGAGCTCGAGATGCTCGTGGGGCTGCCGCTCAAGCGCAAGGTCGGGAGCCGCGCCGCGATCGCGGAGATCCTCCAGAAGAGCGAATCCTCGCAGCGGGTGCTCGACGAGGCGACCGAGGACTTCCGCCTCCAGCTCGTCTCGGAGAACGAGGACGGAGAGGAAACCCTCACGATCGACTCGATCACGCAGGACTCCTCCCCGATCATCAAGCTCGTCGATTCGATCCTCTTCAACGCGATCCAGCGACGCGCCTCCGACATCCACATCGAGACGCAGGAGGCGCTCGTCGTCATCAAGTACCGGATCGACGGCGTCCTCTATCAGGCGATGGACCCGATCGACAAGCGCCATCACGGAACGATCATCTCGCGCATCAAGGTGATGTCGGAGCTCGACATCGCCGAGAAGCGCATCCCGCAGGACGGGCGCTTCAAGCTCCGCGTGCGCGGCCGGACGATCGATTTCCGCGTCTCGATCATGCCGACCGTGCACGGCGAAGACGCGGTGATTCGAATCCTCGACAAGGAATCGGCCAACGAGGAATTCCGGACGCTCTCGCTCGACGTCGTGGGCCTCGACGAGCCGACGAAGAAGCGGCTCCGGAAGTTCATCCGCGAGCCGTACGGGATGGTGCTCGTGACCGGACCGACGGGCTCGGGAAAGACGACGACCCTCTACGCCTGCCTCTCCGAGATCCAGTCGGTCGAAGACAAGATCGTCACGATCGAGGACCCGGTCGAATACCAGTTGAAGGGCATCACCCAGATCCCGGTCAACGAGAAGAAGGGGCTGACGTTCGCGCGCGGCCTCCGCTCGATCCTCCGCCACGACCCGGACAAGATCATGGTCGGCGAGATCCGCGACGAGGAGACCGCGCAGATCGCCGTCCAGTCGGCGCTGACCGGCCATCTCGTCTTCACCACGGTCCACGCGAACAACGTCGTCGACGTGATCGGCCGGTTCCTCAACATGAAGGTCGACCTCTACAACTTCGTCTCGGCGCTGAACTGCGTTCTCGCCCAGCGGCTCGTGCGCCGCCTGTGCCCGCACTGCAAGGAGGAGGTCACCTACTCCCGCGACGTGCTGCTGGAGTCGGGGCTCCTCCCGAACCAGACCGAGGGGAAGAAGTTCTACGAGGGGCGCGGCTGCCTCGAATGCAACGGCGCCGGTTTCCGCGGGCGGATGGCGATCGCCGAGCTCCTCGACCTCTCCGACCGGATCCGGGGGCTGATCCTCGAGAAGCGGCCCGCTTCCGAGATCAAGAGCGCCGCCAAGGAGGAAGGGATGATCTTCCTCCGCGATTCGGCGCTCCGGAAGGTGTTCTCGGGGGACACGACGCTGAAGGAGATCAACAAGGTGACCTTTGTCGACTAG
- a CDS encoding type II secretion system F family protein, translating into MPEFVARIGWPDGGVAEESIISPDRSAARLEFERRGAHVFDIRERAAAFGFGFRRGRRRRVKMAHFLVFNQELVALLKAGLPILRSIELLLERQQNPVWKEVLTDVRDRITSGASLSEAFAAQGDIFPRLYATSLKAGEKAGEIEPVLRRYLKYQKTIVALQRKVVSTLIYPAILIAVSVGLISILMTFVIPRFTEFFSEFGSDLPLLTRLVVGTATTIRANIVWIAAGLAIVVFGLTRYGRSERGREFFHAQLLKIWFVGGIFRRFSISQFTRSLATLLSGGTPLVPSLETASEAIGNRYVSKKIAQTVPRVREGGELWHALEDTGMMTNLTIEMVKVGESSGALEEMLNSASEFYDEEIDALLARVISFVEPAVLVFMGIVIATILMAVYLPLFTILSNMKG; encoded by the coding sequence ATGCCGGAATTCGTCGCGCGAATCGGGTGGCCGGACGGCGGGGTCGCCGAGGAGTCGATCATCTCGCCGGACCGTTCCGCCGCGCGCCTCGAGTTCGAGCGGCGCGGCGCGCACGTGTTCGACATCCGGGAGCGGGCGGCCGCTTTCGGCTTCGGCTTCCGCCGCGGGCGGCGCCGCCGCGTGAAAATGGCTCATTTCCTCGTGTTCAACCAGGAGCTCGTCGCGCTGCTGAAGGCGGGCCTTCCGATCCTCCGGTCGATCGAGCTCCTCCTCGAGCGCCAGCAGAATCCCGTCTGGAAGGAGGTCCTGACCGACGTGCGGGACCGCATCACGTCGGGCGCCTCGCTTTCGGAGGCGTTCGCGGCGCAGGGGGACATCTTCCCGCGCCTGTACGCGACGTCCCTCAAGGCGGGCGAGAAAGCGGGCGAGATCGAGCCGGTCCTCCGGCGCTATCTGAAATATCAGAAGACGATCGTCGCGCTGCAGCGCAAGGTCGTGAGCACGCTGATCTATCCCGCGATCCTGATCGCGGTCTCGGTCGGACTGATCTCGATCCTCATGACGTTCGTGATCCCCCGCTTCACCGAGTTCTTCTCCGAGTTCGGATCGGACCTGCCCCTCCTGACGCGCCTCGTGGTCGGCACGGCGACGACGATCCGGGCGAACATCGTCTGGATCGCGGCGGGGCTCGCGATCGTCGTCTTCGGCCTGACGCGCTACGGCCGCTCCGAACGGGGACGGGAGTTCTTCCATGCGCAGCTCCTGAAGATCTGGTTCGTCGGGGGGATCTTCCGGCGGTTTTCGATCTCCCAGTTCACGCGCTCGCTCGCGACGCTCCTCTCGGGGGGAACCCCGCTCGTGCCGTCGCTCGAGACGGCTTCCGAAGCGATCGGCAACCGGTACGTCTCGAAGAAGATCGCGCAGACGGTTCCCCGCGTGCGCGAGGGAGGCGAGCTCTGGCACGCGCTCGAGGACACCGGCATGATGACGAACCTCACGATCGAGATGGTCAAGGTGGGCGAGTCGTCCGGAGCGCTCGAGGAAATGCTGAACTCGGCGTCGGAGTTCTACGACGAGGAGATCGACGCCCTCCTCGCCCGGGTGATCTCGTTCGTCGAGCCCGCGGTGCTGGTGTTCATGGGAATCGTGATCGCGACGATCCTGATGGCGGTGTATCTCCCGCTTTTCACGATCCTGTCGAATATGAAAGGTTAG
- a CDS encoding secretin N-terminal domain-containing protein: MPGRGLLRTAVVAGLIAISAAAFAAEPVGVKVFVLRYKRVEEATLLVRPLLTDSGSILLQPKINALTITDRPATLNTIGQALAQFDLPPRGFSIAVKMVRARADASAGDLSKDIGGIGNKLREVFRFNDYALIDSAVLAGAEGDSVSYLLGGEYRLTFRIEPAGQGTTLRLSPFALARERAAAGRRTDTPLFRTSLNVALNQTLVLGASKEEASKRALLLILLVQENPRPGAEKGAAGIAAAEKR; this comes from the coding sequence ATGCCGGGGCGGGGACTCCTCCGGACGGCGGTCGTCGCCGGATTGATCGCCATTTCGGCGGCCGCGTTCGCCGCCGAGCCGGTCGGCGTCAAGGTCTTCGTCCTCCGGTACAAGCGCGTGGAGGAAGCGACGCTCCTGGTGCGGCCGCTCCTGACGGACTCCGGATCGATCCTGCTCCAGCCGAAGATCAACGCGCTGACGATCACCGACCGGCCCGCCACGCTGAACACGATCGGGCAGGCGCTCGCCCAGTTCGACCTGCCTCCCCGGGGCTTCTCGATCGCCGTGAAGATGGTGCGCGCCCGGGCCGACGCGTCGGCCGGCGACCTCTCGAAGGACATCGGAGGAATCGGCAACAAGCTCCGCGAGGTGTTCCGGTTCAACGACTACGCGCTGATCGATTCGGCCGTGCTCGCGGGCGCGGAGGGGGACTCCGTGTCGTATCTCCTCGGGGGCGAATACCGGCTGACCTTCCGCATCGAGCCCGCCGGGCAGGGGACGACGCTGCGGCTCTCCCCATTCGCACTCGCCCGCGAGCGCGCCGCCGCCGGCCGCCGGACGGACACGCCGCTCTTCCGGACGTCGCTCAACGTCGCGCTGAACCAGACGCTCGTCCTCGGCGCGTCGAAGGAGGAGGCTTCCAAGCGCGCGCTCCTCCTCATCCTGCTCGTCCAGGAGAATCCGCGGCCGGGAGCGGAGAAGGGCGCCGCCGGGATCGCGGCGGCGGAGAAGAGGTAA
- a CDS encoding zf-HC2 domain-containing protein: MSGDCRALAARIDAYRNDRLANEDRRVFRDHLAECETCRGEAIASEPTLVFAIAPSPAPVGEAEARAILENVKAAIAVRDAARRLEIPRGRRAAAGLGVAAILALAFSAPLTRRPPVVVSSGARPAAPSGIAGVANRIVGPGSEEPSMPASATIYEWNPGTSSPEDPKIVWIVDRSLDL; this comes from the coding sequence ATGAGCGGGGACTGCCGCGCGCTCGCGGCGCGCATCGACGCCTATCGAAACGACCGTCTCGCCAACGAGGACCGCCGGGTCTTCCGCGATCATCTCGCCGAATGCGAGACGTGCCGCGGCGAAGCGATCGCGTCGGAGCCGACTCTCGTCTTCGCGATCGCCCCGTCTCCCGCGCCCGTCGGCGAAGCGGAGGCGCGCGCCATCCTCGAAAACGTCAAGGCGGCGATCGCGGTCCGCGACGCGGCCCGGCGGCTGGAGATCCCGCGCGGACGCCGGGCGGCGGCCGGGCTCGGCGTCGCCGCGATCCTCGCGCTCGCTTTCTCCGCTCCCCTGACGCGGCGGCCGCCGGTCGTCGTTTCGTCGGGCGCGCGTCCGGCCGCTCCTTCGGGCATCGCCGGCGTGGCGAACCGGATCGTGGGGCCCGGGAGCGAGGAGCCGTCGATGCCGGCGTCGGCGACGATCTACGAGTGGAACCCGGGCACGAGCTCGCCCGAGGATCCGAAGATCGTCTGGATCGTCGACCGCTCGCTCGACCTCTGA
- a CDS encoding sigma-70 family RNA polymerase sigma factor has protein sequence MERMELVYSRERARQQSAEIDDRELAIRARSGDAIAFETLVLRKTPAVVSVARRIIGDADEARDVAQLVFLRVWDSLARYDEKYSFNTWLYRIATNLSIDFLRANRSREKAHGATLHLVRGREAALEEEATFALESSQVAQLFERVSEDLSEKQKAAFVLREIDGLDSKDVAKILGCGESTVRNHLFNARKALQKKLRREFPNLFRRWSRQ, from the coding sequence ATGGAACGAATGGAGCTCGTCTACAGCCGGGAGCGCGCGCGACAGCAGAGCGCGGAGATCGACGACCGCGAGCTGGCGATCCGCGCCCGCTCCGGAGACGCGATCGCGTTCGAAACGCTGGTCTTGCGAAAGACGCCCGCGGTCGTCTCGGTCGCTCGCCGGATCATCGGCGACGCCGACGAAGCCCGCGACGTCGCCCAGCTCGTCTTCCTGCGAGTCTGGGACTCGCTCGCGCGATACGACGAAAAGTATTCGTTCAACACCTGGCTCTACCGGATCGCGACGAACCTCTCGATCGACTTCCTGCGGGCGAACCGGAGCCGGGAAAAGGCGCACGGCGCGACCCTTCATCTCGTCCGCGGCCGCGAGGCGGCGCTCGAAGAGGAAGCGACGTTCGCGCTCGAATCGTCCCAGGTCGCCCAGCTCTTCGAGCGCGTCTCGGAGGATCTTTCGGAGAAGCAGAAGGCCGCTTTCGTCCTGCGCGAGATCGACGGCCTCGACTCGAAGGACGTCGCGAAGATTCTGGGCTGCGGCGAGTCGACCGTGCGGAACCATCTCTTCAACGCGCGCAAGGCGCTCCAGAAGAAGCTCCGCCGCGAATTCCCGAATCTCTTCCGGCGCTGGAGCCGGCAATGA
- a CDS encoding glycosyltransferase N-terminal domain-containing protein → MVLYRLAFGLGLVAYAPFAFLRQAAGGRKIGDWKGRFGLSALPRFSRSIWIHGVSVGEVNAARTILEALRAETGGPFVLSSSTAAGLAAAAGVRAADGAIPFPLDLARPVERALDAADPSLVLLTETEIWPLFLDRCARRGIPVAIVNGRISAASFSRYRRAGRWLAPSLERIALFAMQTPEDAERIAALGVPPPKIRVTGNVKFDAAGLERADVAARLRELAGGRRIVIAGSTHEGEEAAVLEAWSALEPRPLLVVAPRRPERFDEVFRRMRERAGECVRFSAAAGEPPAVLLDTVGDLASAFGAADAAFVGGTLAEVGGHNPIEAWAKGVPTAVGPHVANVRAIVAEGEAAGAAIPVRSSGELASAWRELLSDEPARRVRGAAAARLVESHRGAARKTAAAVLPLRKTA, encoded by the coding sequence ATGGTGCTCTATCGTCTCGCTTTCGGCCTCGGGCTCGTGGCCTATGCCCCCTTCGCGTTTCTGCGGCAGGCCGCCGGCGGACGAAAAATCGGCGACTGGAAGGGCCGTTTCGGGCTCTCCGCCCTTCCGCGATTCTCCCGAAGTATCTGGATTCACGGGGTTTCTGTAGGGGAAGTGAACGCGGCTCGCACGATTCTCGAAGCGCTGAGGGCGGAGACGGGCGGCCCGTTCGTCCTCTCCTCCTCGACGGCCGCGGGTCTCGCCGCGGCGGCCGGGGTCCGCGCGGCCGACGGCGCGATCCCGTTTCCGCTCGATCTCGCGCGTCCGGTCGAGCGGGCCCTCGACGCGGCCGACCCGTCCCTCGTCCTCCTGACCGAGACCGAGATCTGGCCCCTCTTCCTCGACCGGTGCGCGCGCCGCGGCATTCCGGTCGCGATCGTCAACGGCCGGATTTCGGCCGCGTCGTTTTCGCGCTATCGGCGCGCCGGCCGCTGGCTCGCCCCGTCGCTCGAGCGCATCGCGCTCTTCGCGATGCAGACTCCGGAGGACGCGGAACGGATCGCCGCTTTGGGCGTCCCCCCGCCGAAGATCCGGGTGACGGGGAACGTCAAGTTCGACGCGGCCGGGCTCGAGCGCGCCGACGTCGCCGCGCGGCTCCGGGAGCTCGCGGGGGGGCGGCGGATCGTGATCGCGGGTTCGACGCACGAAGGGGAGGAGGCGGCGGTTCTCGAAGCGTGGTCCGCGCTCGAGCCGCGCCCGCTCCTCGTCGTCGCGCCGCGGCGTCCCGAGCGGTTCGACGAGGTCTTCCGGCGCATGCGCGAGCGGGCGGGGGAATGCGTCCGGTTCTCCGCCGCGGCGGGGGAGCCTCCCGCCGTGCTCCTCGACACGGTCGGAGATCTCGCGTCCGCTTTCGGCGCCGCCGACGCGGCGTTCGTCGGCGGAACGCTCGCCGAGGTCGGCGGGCACAACCCGATCGAGGCCTGGGCGAAAGGGGTTCCGACGGCGGTCGGTCCTCACGTCGCCAACGTCCGCGCGATCGTGGCCGAGGGAGAGGCGGCGGGAGCGGCGATCCCGGTCCGGTCGTCCGGAGAGCTCGCCTCCGCGTGGCGTGAGCTCCTGTCGGACGAGCCGGCCCGGCGCGTGCGCGGGGCCGCCGCGGCGCGGCTCGTCGAGAGCCACCGCGGCGCCGCGCGGAAGACCGCCGCCGCCGTCCTTCCGCTGCGGAAGACGGCGTGA
- the lpxK gene encoding tetraacyldisaccharide 4'-kinase has product MNPWGAVVGARRRLYESGWLRSERVEAPVVSVGNLTWGGTGKTPILAFLAAHFEERGRRVGIVSRGYRRRSSGLVVVSDGAGKLSSAASGGDEPTLLARRFPRAVVVVAERRPEGAREAIRLGAEVLLLDDAFQHLAIARDADVVLVDAADPWGGGLPPSGRAREAPAALSRADVVVVTRASRGVACAADAAVPRFSSAPLFHSRFRFAGWFSGGAAAAPPSESAFAFCAIAKPDGFRATLEEAGASVAGFAAFRDHHPYADADIRKIEDRAARAGADVLLTTEKDSVKLEGRTRLPLLAARIEAEIFETGLTERIDEILADRRR; this is encoded by the coding sequence GTGAATCCGTGGGGCGCCGTCGTCGGCGCGAGGCGGCGGCTCTACGAGTCGGGGTGGCTGCGCTCCGAGCGGGTGGAGGCTCCCGTGGTCTCGGTCGGCAATCTGACGTGGGGCGGCACCGGGAAGACGCCGATCCTCGCGTTCCTGGCGGCGCATTTCGAAGAGCGGGGCCGCCGCGTCGGGATCGTTTCGCGCGGGTATCGCCGGCGCTCGTCGGGGCTCGTCGTCGTCTCGGACGGCGCGGGGAAGCTCTCGTCTGCCGCCTCCGGAGGGGACGAGCCGACTCTCCTCGCGCGTCGCTTTCCCCGCGCCGTCGTCGTCGTCGCGGAGCGTCGGCCGGAAGGCGCCCGGGAAGCGATCCGGCTGGGCGCCGAGGTCCTCCTCCTCGACGACGCCTTCCAGCACCTCGCGATCGCGCGCGACGCGGACGTCGTGCTGGTCGACGCCGCGGATCCGTGGGGAGGCGGCCTTCCGCCGTCCGGCCGGGCCCGGGAAGCGCCGGCCGCGCTCTCCCGCGCCGACGTCGTGGTCGTCACGCGCGCGTCGCGCGGCGTCGCGTGCGCGGCCGATGCCGCCGTTCCCCGGTTCAGCTCGGCGCCCCTCTTCCACTCGCGCTTCCGGTTCGCCGGCTGGTTTTCCGGCGGGGCCGCCGCGGCGCCTCCGTCCGAATCGGCGTTCGCGTTCTGTGCGATCGCGAAGCCGGACGGATTCCGGGCGACGCTCGAAGAGGCCGGCGCCTCCGTCGCGGGTTTCGCCGCGTTCCGCGACCACCATCCGTACGCGGACGCCGACATTCGGAAGATCGAAGATCGCGCGGCGCGCGCCGGAGCGGACGTTCTGCTGACGACCGAGAAGGATTCCGTCAAGCTCGAGGGACGCACGCGGCTTCCCCTCCTCGCCGCGCGGATCGAGGCGGAGATCTTCGAAACGGGCCTAACCGAACGGATCGACGAGATCCTCGCGGATCGCCGCCGATGA